The DNA segment TGAGCTCGACACCCAGCGGCCCGTAGTCCCAGGCGGCCTTCTGACCGCCGTAGATCTCACTGCAGGGGTAGACGAAGCCACGGCGCTTGCTCAGGCTGACGATGGTGTCGATCTTGTCGGCGGCCACGGTGCTCTCTTCATTACGACGACGGAACGTGCGGGCTAATGGCCCAGATTACCGGCGGGCACTGCCCTTCGATCAAATCGGTACCGGTCCCGGAGGCGAACCCCGCTTGTTGACAATCGTTTCCACCTTTGTTGAAAATGACTGTCATGAACGTACGCCGCCTCATACCCGTCGCCGCCGTCACCGGCGCCGTCCTCCTCGGTCTCACCGCCTGCTCCTCCCCGGACGGCTCCGCGCACAAGAACGGCGGCAAGCTGGATGTGGTGGCGTCCTTCTATCCCATGCAGTTCCTGGCCGAACGCATAGGCGGCGAGCACGTCGAGGTCACCAGCCTGACCAAGCCCGGCGTGGAACCCCACGACCTGGAGCTCACCTACCGCCAGATAGGCGGCCTGAGCGACGCCGACCTGATCCTGTACCTCAAGGGCATCCAGCCCGCCGTCGACGAGGCGGTCAAGCTCTCCGAGGCCCCCCACACCCTCGACGCCACGACGCTGACCACGCTGGAGGACCACGGCACCGAGGTCGGCGGCCACGACCACGGCGGCGACGAGCACGGCCACGACGAACACGCCCACGAGCACGAGGGCGACGGAGCGGGCGCCGACCCGCACATCTGGCTCGACCCGGTGCGCTACGCCGAGGTCGCCGAGGGCGTCGGCAAGTCCCTGGAGAAGACCGACCCGGACCACGCCGCGGACTACCGCGAGAACACCGACGCGCTGGTCGCGGAGCTGGGCGCGCTGGACACCGCGTACCGTACCGGTCTGAAGAACACCGAGACCCGGACCTTCATCACCACCCACTCCGCCTTCGGCTACCTCGCCGAACGCTACGGGCTCACCCAGGAGGGCATCGCCGGCATCGACCCCGAGGCCGAGCCCAGCCCCGCCCGTATCAGCAAGCTGCACTCCATCGCCGAGAAGGAGAAGGTCACCACCGTCTTCTTCGAGACCCTGGCCAGCGACAAGACCGCGAGGACCGTCGCCCGCGACACCGGACTGCGCACCGACGTCCTGGACCCGCTGGAGGGAATCACCGAGGCCTCCGAGGGCGATGACTACATCGAGGTCATGAAGTCCAACCTCGCCGCCCTGCGCACGGCACTCGGCGCGAAGTGAGCGACGACCGCACCGCACCCACCCGATCCACCCGCGCAGCAGCACCGGAGGCGCTCATGCCCGAGCCCCGCACCCCCGACCGCGAACCCGTCATCGCCGTCCGCGACGCCACCGCCGTCCTCGGCGCGCGCCCCGTACTGCGCGGCATCGACCTGACCGTGCGCCGGGGCGAGGTCGTCGCCCTGCTCGGCGCCAACGGCTCCGGCAAGTCCACCGCCGTCCGCTCCGTCATCGGCCAGGTCCCGCTCACCGGCGGCACCGTCGAACTCTTCGGCACCCCGCTGCGCCGCTTCCGCTCCTGGGCCAGGGTCGGCTACGTACCGCAGCGCACCACGGCGGCCGGCGGGGTGCCCGCCACGATCCGCGAGGTCGTCTCCGCCGGGCGGCTCTCCCGCACCCGGCTGCGCATCCCCCGCCGGGCCGACCGCGCCGCCGTCGACCGCGCCATCGAACTCGTCGGCCTCGCCGACCGGGCCGGGGACGCGGTGGACGCCCTCTCCGGCGGCCAGCACCAGCGCGTGCTCATCGCCCGCGCCCTCGCCGCCGAACCCGAACTCCTGATCATGGACGAGCCGATGGCGGGCGTGGACCTGGCCAGCCAGGAGATCCTCGCCGACACGCTGCGCGAGCAGGTCGCCGCCGGCGCCACCGTGCTGCTCGTCCTGCACGAGCTGGGCCCGCTGGAGCCCCTGATCGACCGGGCGGTCGTGCTCCGCGACGGCTGCGTCCTGCACGACGGACCGCCCCCGAAGGCCGTCGGGCAGCACGCCCTGCCCGGCCACGACCACGTACACCCCCACGCGGCTTCCGAGCCCGTCCGGACGGGACTGCTGAGCTGACCATGGAATTCCTCGACCCTCCCTTCATGCAGCGGGCCCTGATCGCCGCCGTGCTCGTCGGCGTCATCGCCCCCGCCGTCGGCGTCTACCTGGTGCAGCGCCGGCAGGCCCTGATGGGCGACGGCATCGGCCACATCGCGATGACCGGCGTCGGCCTCGGCTTCCTGCTCTCCACCAGCCCCGTCTGGATGGCCACCGGCGTCGCCGTCGCGGGCGCCGTCGTCATGGAGCTGATCCGCTGGTACGGCCGCACCCGCGGCGACATCGCGCTGGCCATGCTCTTCTACGGCGGCATGGCGGGCGGTGTCCTGCTGATCAACCTGTCCGACACCGGCTCCAACGCCAACCTCACCTCCTACCTCTTCGGCTCGCTGGCCACCGTCGCCCCCGAGGACATCACCGCGATCTCGCTGCTCGCCGCGTTCGTGCTGCTGGTGACGCTGGGGCTGCGGCGCCAGCTGTTCGCGGTCAGCCAGGACGAGGAGTTCGCGCGGGTGACCGGGCTGCCGGTGCGCCTGCTGAACCTGCTGGTAGCGGTCACCGCCGCGGTCACCGTCACGGTCGCGATGCGGGTCGTCGGGCTGCTGCTGGTCAGCGCCCTGATGGTGGTCCCGGTCGCCGCCGCGCAGCAGATCACCCGGTCGTTCAAGGTGACGTTCGTGCTGGCCGTCGTCATCGGCGTCGCCGTCACCCTGTCCGGCACCATCACCTCGTACTACCAGGAGGTCCCGCCGGGCGCGACGATCGTGCTGCTGGCCATCGCCGTCTTCGTCGTCCTGACCCTGCTGGCCGGTCCGCTGGCCCGCCGCCGGGCCCGCCGGGGCGAGGCCGCCGCCGCGGACGGGTGCACCCTGGAGGTACCGGCGGCCCGCCCCTCCCCGGACGACGTCCGCGTCTGACCGCCCCACCGGGCGGGGCCGGGCTGGCACAATGGCCCGACAGATGTACGGGCGACACGAGGAGGCTCCTGTGGCGACGGCGCCGATCAGTGGAACGAACGCGGCTCCGGTACGCGGCCGCTCGACCCGGCAGCGGGCGGCCGTCGCGGCGGCACTCGACGAGGTGGACGAGTTCCGCAGCGCCCAGGAGCTGCACGACGTCCTCAAGCACCGCGGGGACTCGGTCGGGCTGACGACGGTCTACCGCACCCTGCAGTCCCTGGCCGACGCCGGCGAGGTGGACGTCCTGCGCACCACGGAGGGCGAGTCCGTCTACCGGCGCTGCTCGACCGGCGAGCACCACCACCATCTGGTCTGCCGCGTGTGCGGCAAGGCGGTCGAGGTCGAGGGCCCCGCCGTCGAACAGTGGTCGGAGACCATCGCCGCGCAGCACGGCTTCGTCAACGTGGCACACACGGTCGAGGTGTTCGGCACCTGCGCGGACTGCGCGAGCGCCGGGAAGTAGGCCGGGAGGAACGGGACGGGCCCGGCGGGGACACCCCCGCCGGGCCCGTCGGCCGTCCGGTCAGCTGCCGGAGGCGGCGACCTCCTCGGCGCCGCCGAAACGGCGGTCGCGCTGGGCGAACTCCAGGCAGGCGCGCCACAGGTCGCGGCGGTCGAAGTCCGGCCACAGCACGTCCTGGAAGACCATCTCGGCGTACGCGCTCTGCCAGATCAGGTAGTTCGAGGTGCGCTGCTCGCCGCTGGGGCGCACGAACAGGTCGACGTCCGGCATGTCCGGGTAGTAGATGTACTTCGCGAACGTCTTCTCGTTGACCTTCGACGGGTCGAGCCGGCCGGCGGCGACGTCCTGCGCGATGCGCTGCGCGGCGTCCGCGATCTCGGCCCGGCCGCCGTAGTTGACGCAGAAGTACAGCGTCATCTTGTCATTGTCCTTGGTCTGCTCCTGGGCGACCTGGAGCTCCTGGACGACGGACTTCCACAGCTTGGGCATGCGGCCCACCCAGCGGATGCGGATGCCCAGCTCGTCCATCTCGTCGCGGCGGCGGCGGATGACGTCCCGGTTGAAGTTCATCAGGAAGCGCACCTCCTCCGGGGAGCGCTTCCAGTTCTCCGTCGAGAAGGCGTACAGCGAGAGGTTCTTGACGCCCATCTCGATGCAGCCCTTGAGCACGTCCAGGACGACGCCCTCGCCGACCTTGTGGCCCTCGGTGCGGGGCAGGCCGCGCTCCTTGGCCCAGCGGCCGTTGCCGTCCATCACGATGGCGACGTGCTTGGGCACCAGCTCACCGGGGATCTTCGGCGGCGTGGCACCGGAGGGGTGCGGCTCCGGGGTCTTGTAGTCGCGCCGGTTACGGCCGCCGAGCATCCCGCGTACTGCCATGAGCTTCTCAGTCTCCCTGTGTCACTTCTCTACGTACCGCAGTGAACGCAGCCCGCGCTCCAGATGCCAGTGCAGATACGCGGACACCAGCCCGCTCCCCTCCCTGACATGACGCGCCTCGCACGCGTCGGCCGTCTCCCAGTCGCCGGTGAGCAGGGCGCTCAGCAGGGCGACGGCCTCAGCCGAGGGTACGACGCTCCCGGGCACCCGGCAGTCGCCGCACACCACGCCGCCCGCCGCCACGGAGAAGAAACGGTTCGGGCCGGGCAGTCCGCAGCGCGCGCAGTCGTCGAAGCTGGGGGCGTAGCCGTTGACGGCGAGGGAGCGCAGCAGAAAGGCGTCCAGGATCAGATGCGGCGCGTGCTCGCCCCTGGCCAGCGTGCGCAGCCCGCCCACCAGCAGCAGGTACTGCTGGACGGCGGGTTCGCCCTCGTGGTCGGTGAAGCGCTCGGCGGTCTCCAGCATGGCCGTGCCCGCGGTGTAGCGCCCGTAGTCGGTGACGATCCCGCCGCCGTACGGGGCGATGGTCTCGCTCTGGGTGCACAGCGGCAGCCCGCGCCCGACGAGCTCGCTGCCGCGCGCGAAGAACTGCACGTCCACGTGGGAGAACGGCTCAAGGCGGGCCCCGAACTTGGACTTGGTGCGGCGCACGCCGCGCGCGACGGCCCGCACCCGGCCGTGGCCCCGGGTCAGCAGCGTGATGATCCGGTCGGCCTCGCCCAGCTTCTGCGTGCGCAGCACCACGCCGTCGTCCCGGAACAAGCTCATGCGTCCATTGTCCGGTACCCGGCCGGTGTGCCGGGCCCGCCCCCGCGAACCGGTGCGCTCAGTTTCCCGCCGCGCCCCCGCCCGCGGGCACGACCAGGCCCGATTCGTAGGCGGCGATGACCAGCTGGGCCCGGTCGCGGGCGCCGAGCTTGCCCATGATCCGGCTGACGTGGGTCTTGGCGGTGAGCGGGCTGAGGCCCAGGCTCTCGGCGATCCCGGTGTTGTTGAGCCCGCGCGCGACCAGGGCGAGCACCTGGCACTCGCGCTCGGAGAGCATGCCGAGCGCCTCGGGGCCGGGCCCGGCCGGGGCGCTCGGGGCGCTGAGGACGCGTGCGATCAGCCGGGCGGTGGGGCCGGGCGAGAGCAGGGAGTCGCCGGCCGCCACGGTGCGGATGGCTGCGAGCAGCTCGGCGGGCCGGGTGTCCTTGACCAGGAAGCCGGAGGCGCCGGCGCGCAGCGCGTCGAGGATGTGGTCGTCGGTGTCGTACGTGGTGAGGACGAGGACCTTCACGCCGGCCAGGTCCTCGTCGGCGGCGATGCGGCGGGTGGCCTCGATGCCGTCGAGTTCGGGCATCCGGATGTCCATGACGACGAGATCGGCGCGGGCGGACCGGGCCAGCGCGACCGCTTCGAGGCCGGTGGCCGCCTCGCCGACGACCTCCATCTCCGGGTCGGAGCCGATGAGCATCGCGAAGGCCGCCCGGACGAGCGTCTGGTCGTCCGCGAGCAGTACCCGGATCATGAGGTGGTCTCCGCTTCCCGTGCCGGCGCGTGGTCACGCGTCCGGTCATCCGTTCGAGGGGCTTCGGGTGCCCGCTGGTTGCCCGGCGATGCGGGCGGGCAGGGCAGCAGCGCCGACACCTCGAAGCCGCCGCCGGGCCGGGGTGCGGCGGTGAGGGTGCCGCCGGTGCTGCGGGCCCGTTCCCGCATTCCGGCGATGCCGAACCCCTGCGGGACGCCGTTGTCGACCGGGCCGGTGCCGTCGTCGCTGACCGTGACCCGCAGCCCGGCGGGGCCGGCCGGTTCGACGGCGACGGTGATGTGGACGCCGGGGCCCGCGTGGCGGACGGCGTTGGTGAGGGACTCCTGCACGATCCGGTAGGCGGCGGCTCCGGTCACCGGCGCGAGGCGGCCTTCGGGGACGCGGACCCGGAGGTCGACCCGGGCCCCGGCCGTCTCCGCCGCCCGGACCAGGCCGGGCAGGGCGGCCAGGTCGGGCAGCGGCCCCTGCGCGGCGCCGTCGTCGCGGCCGGTGTCGCGCAGCACCTGGAGGGTGGTGCGCAGCTCCGCCCTGGCCTCCCGGCAGGTCTCGGCGATGTCGTCCAGCGATGCGGCGATCGCCGTACGGTCCAGGCGCTGCGGGTCGACGGTCAGGATGTGCGAGGCCACCGAGGTCTGGACCCCGATGAGGGTGATGCTGTGGGCCAGCAGGTCGTGCAGGTCGCGGGCGATGCGCAGCCGCTCCTCGGCGACCCGGCGCCGGGCCTCCTCCTCCCGTGTCCGCTCGGCGCGTTCGGCGCGCTCCAGCATCGAGGCGACGTACTGGCGGTAGAACCGCACGTCGACGCCGCAGAACAGGATGGCGACGATCCAGCCGGAGATCCTCAGCAGTTCGAACCCGTGGTGGGCGTTGATGCCGAGGGCGACCGCGACGGCGACGGAGGTGACGCCGATGCCGACGCCCAGGGTGCGCAGCGGACGGCCGGTGACCGCCACGGTGTAGAGCACGATGCAGGCCGGCGGCACCGCCGCCGTGTGCAGGTCCTCGGTGACGTGGTAGAGCACCAGCGGCACCACCATGGCCAGCAGCACCCGCAGCGGCCCGCGCCGCCGCCACACGAGCGGTACGGAGCAGCCGAGCAGCAGCGCCCAGCCGGCCGCGCCGAGCGTCCGGCCCCCGTCCGAGCAGAGCGTGAGGACGGCCGAGAGCGCGGCGGACGCCAGCGCGGTCAGGGCGTCGTTGCGGGTGCGGTGGGGCGCCGTCATGGGGTCGCGGTTGACGACGGCCATGACGCGGTCGCGGCGGCTCGTTGCGGTGGCTGGGGGCACGTCGCCATCCTCCGGTACCGGGGCGGGGTCTGTCAGGGGACTTCGGCGGGTGCGGGCTCGCGGGGCGCCGGTGCGGGGGGCGCGGTACGGGAGAGGGCGCCCGGCCACCAGATCGCGCGTCCGAGCGCCACGCTCGCGGAGGTCACCAGATAGGTGCGGACGAGGAAGGTGTCCAGGAGGACGCCGACCGCGATCACGAAGCCCATCTCGACGAGGGCCGCCATCGGCATGCTGGTCAGGACGGCGAAGGTGGCGGCGAGCACCAGACCGGCCGAGGCGATGACACCGCCGGTGGTGCGCAGGGCGGTGAGCGCGGCCTCGGTGGGTCCGGCGCCGTTCCGGGCCTCCTCGCGGACCCGGTGCATCAGGAAGATGCCGTAGTCGACGCCGAGGGCCACCAGGAAGACGAAGGACACCAGGGAGAGTCCGGGGTCGGTGCCCCGCAGGCCGAGGACCGGTTCGAAGAGCAGCCCGCCGATGCCGAGGGCGGCGCCCCACACCGCGACGACGGCGACGACGAGCAGCAGGGGCGCGACGAGGCTGCGCAGCAGGGCGATGAGGATCAGCAGGACGGAGAGCAGGACGAGCGGCACGATGACCTTCAGGTCGCGGGCGCAGGCGGCCTCCATGTCCATCTGCTGGGCGCCGGGTCCGCCGACGTGGCTGTCGGGCAGCCGGTCGCGCAGGGCCAGCAGGGTGGCCCGTTCCCCGGCGGACTCGGGCGGGGCCTCGGCGGTGACGACGAGTTCGGTCCAGCCGCCGCCGCTGCGGCCGCGTTCGGCGGCGGCGACGCCCTCGGTGCTCCGGGCCAGGGCGAGCGCGCCGGCGGCCCGTTCGGTGGGCGTGGTCACGCTGATCGGCTGGCTGGAGCGGCCCGGATAGGCGTCGGCGAGGATCTCCATCGCGGCGATCGAGTCGGGCCGGCTGGTGAAGGAGTCCTCCTGCTTGAGGGCACCGGGCAGGTTGAACGCCCCGAGCGACAGCGCGCCCAGCAGCACCCCGCCGGTGACGAGGACGGTGACGGGCCGTCGCCCGGCGGAGCCGCCCATCGCGGCGAACAGCGAGCGGCGGCGGCGCGGCTGGACCCCGTACACCGGTACGAGGGGCCAGAAGACCCGGCGGCCGAGGAGGACCAGGACGGCCGGGAGCAGCGTGAGCATCGCCAGGAGGGCGCACAGCACGCCGACGGCGGCGATGGGTCCCATGCCCCGGCTGCTGTTGAGGTCGGCGGCGAGCAGGCAGAGCAGTCCGGCGGCGACGGTCCCGGACGAGGCGAGGACGGCGGGTCCGCAGCCGCGCAGCGCCGCCGCCATGGCCTCGTGGGGCCGTTCGACGCGGACCAGTTCCTCGCGGTAGCGGGCGACGAGCAGCAGGGCGTAGTCGGTGCCGGCGCCGAAGACGAGGATGGTCATGACGGCGGAGCTCTGGCCGGTGACCGTGAGGCCGAACCCGTCGTGGAGTCCGTGGACGACGGCCATGGACAGGACGTCGGCGGCGCCGGCGACCAGGAGCGGGACGAGCCACAGCAGCGGGCTGCGGTAGATGACGATCAGCAGGACCGCGACGACGGCGACGGTCGTGTAGAGCAGCGGCCCGTCGAGCGACTCGAAGACCTCCTGGGCGTCCACGGTCAGCGCTCCGGGGCCGCCGACCTCGGCCTCCAGCCCGTCGCCGCCGCGCACCGCGGCGCGGACGTCGTCCACGTAGGCGGTGCGCGCCCGGTCGTCCTGGCCGGGTTCGGTCGTGGAGAGCGGGTACATCAGGGTCGTGCCGTCCTTCGACGGTACGGCGTGCGGCGGCGCGGACAGGGTGTGGGCGCTCGCCACCTCGGCGGTCTGCCGGGCGGCGAGGGCCCGGTCGGCCGCGGTGAGGCCGCCGTCGCGGTGGTAGACGAGGACGAGGTCGGTGGACTCGCCGCCGGGCAGGGTGTCCTGGATCTTGGCGGCCCGCGTCGAGTCGGCGCTCGTCGGGAGGTAGTCCACGTTCCGGTTGACCTGGTCGCCTCCGAGTTCACCGGCGAGCGGGCCCGCGAGGGCCAGTACGGCCGCCCAGAGGGCGACGAGCACCCAGGGCAGCAGCCGCCACCCGCCCGCCCCTCGTACGGCTCTTCCGCCACTGCCCTGCCCTGCGCCCCTCATGGAGGCCCCCCTCTTCCGTACGGGTGTCCGGTCGTGTCCAGACTCCCGTGGGGGCGGGGGCTTCGCGTCGCGCCGGGGACCGACTTCGCGGCTACTTCCCGGGAGGGCGCGGCGGGTCCGTTACTCCTCGGGGAGTAACGGGCGGTTGCAGGCGCGGGATCAGGAGGGGGTGCGCGCCGCGGCGTCGAGCAGC comes from the Streptomyces sp. NBC_00525 genome and includes:
- a CDS encoding metal ABC transporter substrate-binding protein; translated protein: MNVRRLIPVAAVTGAVLLGLTACSSPDGSAHKNGGKLDVVASFYPMQFLAERIGGEHVEVTSLTKPGVEPHDLELTYRQIGGLSDADLILYLKGIQPAVDEAVKLSEAPHTLDATTLTTLEDHGTEVGGHDHGGDEHGHDEHAHEHEGDGAGADPHIWLDPVRYAEVAEGVGKSLEKTDPDHAADYRENTDALVAELGALDTAYRTGLKNTETRTFITTHSAFGYLAERYGLTQEGIAGIDPEAEPSPARISKLHSIAEKEKVTTVFFETLASDKTARTVARDTGLRTDVLDPLEGITEASEGDDYIEVMKSNLAALRTALGAK
- a CDS encoding metal ABC transporter ATP-binding protein; translated protein: MPEPRTPDREPVIAVRDATAVLGARPVLRGIDLTVRRGEVVALLGANGSGKSTAVRSVIGQVPLTGGTVELFGTPLRRFRSWARVGYVPQRTTAAGGVPATIREVVSAGRLSRTRLRIPRRADRAAVDRAIELVGLADRAGDAVDALSGGQHQRVLIARALAAEPELLIMDEPMAGVDLASQEILADTLREQVAAGATVLLVLHELGPLEPLIDRAVVLRDGCVLHDGPPPKAVGQHALPGHDHVHPHAASEPVRTGLLS
- a CDS encoding metal ABC transporter permease, whose product is MEFLDPPFMQRALIAAVLVGVIAPAVGVYLVQRRQALMGDGIGHIAMTGVGLGFLLSTSPVWMATGVAVAGAVVMELIRWYGRTRGDIALAMLFYGGMAGGVLLINLSDTGSNANLTSYLFGSLATVAPEDITAISLLAAFVLLVTLGLRRQLFAVSQDEEFARVTGLPVRLLNLLVAVTAAVTVTVAMRVVGLLLVSALMVVPVAAAQQITRSFKVTFVLAVVIGVAVTLSGTITSYYQEVPPGATIVLLAIAVFVVLTLLAGPLARRRARRGEAAAADGCTLEVPAARPSPDDVRV
- a CDS encoding Fur family transcriptional regulator — protein: MATAPISGTNAAPVRGRSTRQRAAVAAALDEVDEFRSAQELHDVLKHRGDSVGLTTVYRTLQSLADAGEVDVLRTTEGESVYRRCSTGEHHHHLVCRVCGKAVEVEGPAVEQWSETIAAQHGFVNVAHTVEVFGTCADCASAGK
- a CDS encoding isoprenyl transferase; its protein translation is MAVRGMLGGRNRRDYKTPEPHPSGATPPKIPGELVPKHVAIVMDGNGRWAKERGLPRTEGHKVGEGVVLDVLKGCIEMGVKNLSLYAFSTENWKRSPEEVRFLMNFNRDVIRRRRDEMDELGIRIRWVGRMPKLWKSVVQELQVAQEQTKDNDKMTLYFCVNYGGRAEIADAAQRIAQDVAAGRLDPSKVNEKTFAKYIYYPDMPDVDLFVRPSGEQRTSNYLIWQSAYAEMVFQDVLWPDFDRRDLWRACLEFAQRDRRFGGAEEVAASGS
- the recO gene encoding DNA repair protein RecO, which produces MSLFRDDGVVLRTQKLGEADRIITLLTRGHGRVRAVARGVRRTKSKFGARLEPFSHVDVQFFARGSELVGRGLPLCTQSETIAPYGGGIVTDYGRYTAGTAMLETAERFTDHEGEPAVQQYLLLVGGLRTLARGEHAPHLILDAFLLRSLAVNGYAPSFDDCARCGLPGPNRFFSVAAGGVVCGDCRVPGSVVPSAEAVALLSALLTGDWETADACEARHVREGSGLVSAYLHWHLERGLRSLRYVEK
- a CDS encoding response regulator transcription factor, producing MIRVLLADDQTLVRAAFAMLIGSDPEMEVVGEAATGLEAVALARSARADLVVMDIRMPELDGIEATRRIAADEDLAGVKVLVLTTYDTDDHILDALRAGASGFLVKDTRPAELLAAIRTVAAGDSLLSPGPTARLIARVLSAPSAPAGPGPEALGMLSERECQVLALVARGLNNTGIAESLGLSPLTAKTHVSRIMGKLGARDRAQLVIAAYESGLVVPAGGGAAGN
- a CDS encoding sensor histidine kinase — encoded protein: MPPATATSRRDRVMAVVNRDPMTAPHRTRNDALTALASAALSAVLTLCSDGGRTLGAAGWALLLGCSVPLVWRRRGPLRVLLAMVVPLVLYHVTEDLHTAAVPPACIVLYTVAVTGRPLRTLGVGIGVTSVAVAVALGINAHHGFELLRISGWIVAILFCGVDVRFYRQYVASMLERAERAERTREEEARRRVAEERLRIARDLHDLLAHSITLIGVQTSVASHILTVDPQRLDRTAIAASLDDIAETCREARAELRTTLQVLRDTGRDDGAAQGPLPDLAALPGLVRAAETAGARVDLRVRVPEGRLAPVTGAAAYRIVQESLTNAVRHAGPGVHITVAVEPAGPAGLRVTVSDDGTGPVDNGVPQGFGIAGMRERARSTGGTLTAAPRPGGGFEVSALLPCPPASPGNQRAPEAPRTDDRTRDHAPAREAETTS
- a CDS encoding MMPL family transporter, which gives rise to MRGAGQGSGGRAVRGAGGWRLLPWVLVALWAAVLALAGPLAGELGGDQVNRNVDYLPTSADSTRAAKIQDTLPGGESTDLVLVYHRDGGLTAADRALAARQTAEVASAHTLSAPPHAVPSKDGTTLMYPLSTTEPGQDDRARTAYVDDVRAAVRGGDGLEAEVGGPGALTVDAQEVFESLDGPLLYTTVAVVAVLLIVIYRSPLLWLVPLLVAGAADVLSMAVVHGLHDGFGLTVTGQSSAVMTILVFGAGTDYALLLVARYREELVRVERPHEAMAAALRGCGPAVLASSGTVAAGLLCLLAADLNSSRGMGPIAAVGVLCALLAMLTLLPAVLVLLGRRVFWPLVPVYGVQPRRRRSLFAAMGGSAGRRPVTVLVTGGVLLGALSLGAFNLPGALKQEDSFTSRPDSIAAMEILADAYPGRSSQPISVTTPTERAAGALALARSTEGVAAAERGRSGGGWTELVVTAEAPPESAGERATLLALRDRLPDSHVGGPGAQQMDMEAACARDLKVIVPLVLLSVLLILIALLRSLVAPLLLVVAVVAVWGAALGIGGLLFEPVLGLRGTDPGLSLVSFVFLVALGVDYGIFLMHRVREEARNGAGPTEAALTALRTTGGVIASAGLVLAATFAVLTSMPMAALVEMGFVIAVGVLLDTFLVRTYLVTSASVALGRAIWWPGALSRTAPPAPAPREPAPAEVP